Proteins encoded within one genomic window of Hermetia illucens chromosome 2, iHerIll2.2.curated.20191125, whole genome shotgun sequence:
- the LOC119649317 gene encoding nucleoside diphosphate kinase 6-like — MCIVGEMNKLQITLAVIKPHVVKNLFALESIQKRIECEFEVVGIREVVISREMAERFYAEHRSKFFYNRLLSFITSGPSVALILAAENAVSKWRQIMGPTKVYKTIYSEPDTIRGQFGLSDTRNACHGSDAMESALNEINVFFPDFDFEEWRKNHPTL; from the exons ATGTGTATTGTAGGTGAAATGAACAAACTGCAGATAACTTTGGCAGTGATAAAACCACATGTCGTTAAGAATTTATTTGCATTAGAGAGTATACAGAAGAGAATAGAATGTGAATTCGAAGTAGTAGGTATTCGTGAGGTTGTTATTTCGAGGGAAATGGCCGAGCGGTTCTATGCAGAGCATCGTAGTAAGTTTTTTTACAACCGCCTCTTATCCTTTATAACCAG CGGACCTTCAGTCGCGTTGATTCTAGCAGCTGAGAACGCTGTGTCGAAGTGGCGACAAATAATGGGACCAACTAAAGTATACAAAACGATTTATAGTGAGCCGGATACAATTCGTGGCCAGTTTGGCCTATCAGATACAAGAAATGCATGTCATGGGTCAGATGCAATGGAATCAGCGTTAAACGAAATAAACGTCTTTTTCCCGGACTTTGATTTTGAGGAATGGCGGAAAAATCACCCAACGTTGTAA